One Rhinoraja longicauda isolate Sanriku21f chromosome 21, sRhiLon1.1, whole genome shotgun sequence genomic region harbors:
- the LOC144603794 gene encoding interferon-gamma-inducible GTPase 10-like → MIPSSEFFNMEELERLKDNYNDGGLEAVIPEIKNKLDDLSNAQHNIAVIGEKSAGKSTFIAAIIGFEINEEEKVDNEETNKEPIVHPHPILPHVRFAELPAIDSSKLLPSEYLKMVNIERYDLFIVMSECQFKGKEGAVAKAVQREGKQLYFVHTKVDNDLPPLEMDSAALKEGLEKIRMDCVTTLEEMGVTSPAVFLISCFHQDDYDFPALKDIFANDPCNVKKIAFLLSLPNVTSKVIEEKRRMLEKRIWMTAALAGAVGAVPVPGMSFATGIGLVVVGLVYLWHHRDLRDKCLQRLAEASGKPLALLKTEIHSPGTISRALIKIALGVTAVVCTIAEFKFDFTPLIVSVFGAISSFCFTALLLKDSLNEHVNTTQFAVKTAFESD, encoded by the coding sequence ATGATTCCATCATCTGAATTCTTCAATATGGAAGAACTTGAACGACTAAAAGACAATTACAATGATGGCGGACTGGAAGCAGTAATACCAGAGATAAAGAATAAATTAGATGACCTGAGCAATGCACAGCATAATATCGCAGTTATAGGTGAAAAGAGTGCAGGCAAATCTACCTTTATTGCTGCAATAATAGGCTTTGAGATAAATGAGGAGGAAAAGGTTGATAATGAGGAAACTAATAAGGAGCCTATTGTCCATCCCCATCCGATTCTGCCTCATGTTCGTTTTGCAGAACTTCCAGCAATAGATTCTTCTAAACTACTGCCGAGTGAGTACCTAAAAATGGTAAATATTGAGAGATATGATTTGTTCATCGTCATGTCAGAATGCCAATTTAAAGGAAAGGAGGGGGCAGTTGCCAAAGCAGTGCAACGAGAGGGTAAACAACTGTACTTTGTTCACACCAAAGTTGACAATGACCTCCCTCCGCTGGAAATGGACAGTGCAGCTTTGAAGGAAGGATTAGAAAAGATCAGGATGGACTGTGTCACCACCTTGGAAGAGATGGGAGTTACGTCACCAGCCGTTTTTCTGATTTCCTGCTTTCACCAGGACGATTATGATTTCCCTGCTCTAAAGGACATCTTCGCAAATGATCCGTGCAACGTTAAGAAGATTGCCTTCTTGTTGTCGCTCCCAAACGTGACTTCAAAGGTaatagaagagaagagaagaatgTTGGAGAAAAGAATATGGATGACTGCCGCGCTGGCAGGGGCAGTGGGAGCAGTGCCAGTTCCTGGCATGTCCTTTGCCACTGGGATTGGACTGGTGGTCGTGGGACTTGTGTACCTCTGGCACCATCGCGATCTACGTGACAAGTGCCTGCAAAGACTGGCAGAAGCCAGTGGTAAACCCTTGGCACTGTTGAAAACCGAAATCCATTCTCCAGGTACAATATCCCGAGCACTTATCAAAATAGCCCTGGGTGTTACCGCTGTTGTTTGCACAATAGCTGAGTTCAAGTTTGACTTCACACCACtgattgtttctgtttttggagcTATTTCATCCTTTTGTTTCACAGCCTTGCTGTTAAAGGATTCACTGAACGAGCATGTGAATACCACTCAATTCGCAGTGAAAACTGCTTTTGAAAGTGATTAA